In Moorella sp. Hama-1, a single genomic region encodes these proteins:
- a CDS encoding cyclic lactone autoinducer peptide, whose protein sequence is MKRLFYRLLPTCFSFLTLVALTTIKPACTVLWYQPEVPAALKK, encoded by the coding sequence ATGAAGCGCCTCTTCTATCGCCTGTTGCCTACCTGCTTCAGCTTCCTGACCCTGGTGGCCCTGACCACCATCAAGCCTGCTTGTACAGTATTATGGTACCAGCCCGAGGTTCCTGCTGCCCTGAAAAAATAA
- a CDS encoding UvrD-helicase domain-containing protein: MATSKDANPENLYRWACYKGVTLVGSGDFTHPGWRQELQDKLEPAGEGLYQLKDELCRQVEKDSLAELTAAGLQWRGSPAGAWAMGEAATAGSSYLTLDATGRPVVRFIISGEISTIYKQGGRTRKVHHLILLPSLEAAAELSRRLEEIGNLHSDGRPILGLDSRRLLEMTLEACPEAIFIPAHIWTPHFSLFGANSGFDAIEECYGDLARHIFAVETGLSSDPPMNWRLAALDRLTLVSNSDAHSPRHLAREANLFNTDLSYPALRRALEDPGGDGFRGTLEFFPEEGKYHYDGHRNCQVCWQPVQTRAAGGICPVCGRKLTIGVLHRVEELADREAGFRPGGARPFASLVPLPEVIAAALGMGVASKRVTRAYFNLIGTLGPELPVLREVPLEAIARVAGSLVAAAIRRMRTGEVEVHPGFDGEYGKVFLLRPEERQLLSEEPRLFIEDAAVAPVAATGEGRSEMALPGPASATTEKSAPDSPGRWGPVLKGGVLVPIPDPSSTPAGPADQQPLNPEQQAAVVATDGPVVVVAGPGTGKTRTLVYRLAYLIQERGVAPGEIAAVTFTNKAAAEIRQRVADLLGDRQGLSALTVGTFHSICLDLLQAGLQLGAGRSLTIIDEVDAREILAEVLAEAQGRGRRGVTALQRQISLLKGRGLFPDAPDVPDDLRPLFRSYQERLAAYGLLDYDDILLQALEFPKLTPEVPGTDKREQDGDRGTVPFTHLLVDEFQDVNAVQYQLVKKWAGNGKNLFVIGDPDQAIYGFRGADYRFFGQLLQDFPVARLFHLHRNYRSTPVVLRAAAGVVAHNPAEGPLSVTRSELAAAYLEPTTAQPVPAALSEPASEAAPEVTPPGRLPFKVTGTAGEAAPRVSRPQGSPIIYLEAPGETAAGIAIVREIGRLIGGTTMLQAHGQGRGAKRGGLEPGDEESYGFSDIAVLCRTGRQLQFLEECFLKEGLPYRIVGRESFLEAAPVRQALAFCRCLVNPGDDFYLRQCLAGHQGISRETAARIGELARRQGSPLWQVLGELAGGGGNRPPAAVAPALEAFPCGPALRSRLQAFIDTLTTCRAARGGHSPADLLARWAKEKGLLNEESLNRLIRVAAGFSDLSSFLRGVVLAGEADHERRGPRDLSPEVITLMTLHAAKGLEFPVVFIAGLEDGVLPLRERQGANLTPEEMAEERRLFYVGMTRARKLLYLVAARRREQGGATVPAEPSPFLQEIPAGCLVARAWEGRGKSKGSNDGVEDDAQYKQLSLF, from the coding sequence ATGGCTACCAGTAAAGACGCCAACCCGGAGAACCTCTACCGCTGGGCGTGTTACAAGGGTGTAACCCTGGTGGGCAGCGGCGACTTTACTCATCCGGGCTGGCGGCAGGAACTCCAGGACAAGCTGGAACCGGCCGGAGAGGGGTTATATCAGCTCAAGGACGAGCTCTGCCGGCAAGTGGAGAAGGATTCCCTGGCGGAGTTAACAGCGGCCGGGTTACAATGGAGGGGCAGCCCTGCCGGTGCTTGGGCAATGGGGGAGGCGGCCACCGCTGGCTCCAGCTACCTTACCCTGGACGCTACCGGCCGGCCGGTGGTACGTTTTATCATCAGCGGGGAGATCAGTACCATTTACAAACAGGGCGGGCGCACCCGCAAGGTTCACCACCTCATCCTCCTGCCCAGCCTGGAGGCGGCGGCGGAATTGAGTCGCCGCCTGGAGGAGATCGGCAACCTCCACTCCGACGGGCGGCCCATCCTCGGCCTGGACAGCCGCCGGCTCCTGGAGATGACCCTGGAGGCCTGTCCGGAGGCCATCTTCATTCCGGCCCACATCTGGACGCCCCACTTCTCCCTTTTTGGTGCCAATTCAGGCTTCGACGCTATCGAGGAATGCTACGGCGACCTGGCCCGGCATATCTTTGCCGTGGAAACCGGGCTCTCCTCCGACCCCCCCATGAACTGGCGCCTGGCGGCCCTGGACCGGCTGACCCTGGTATCCAACTCCGACGCCCACTCACCCCGGCACCTGGCCCGGGAGGCCAACCTTTTTAATACGGATCTTTCCTATCCGGCCCTGCGCCGGGCCCTCGAGGATCCGGGAGGTGACGGCTTCCGGGGGACCCTGGAGTTTTTCCCCGAGGAAGGTAAGTATCACTATGACGGCCACCGCAACTGCCAGGTCTGCTGGCAGCCGGTCCAGACCAGGGCCGCCGGGGGTATCTGCCCTGTGTGCGGCCGCAAGCTCACCATTGGCGTCCTGCACCGGGTGGAGGAACTGGCCGACCGGGAGGCGGGGTTCCGGCCGGGTGGTGCCCGACCCTTTGCAAGCCTGGTCCCCCTGCCGGAGGTCATTGCCGCCGCCCTGGGTATGGGGGTGGCCAGCAAAAGGGTGACGCGGGCCTATTTTAACCTGATCGGCACCCTGGGACCGGAGCTGCCAGTATTGCGGGAGGTACCCCTGGAAGCTATCGCCCGGGTGGCCGGCTCCCTGGTGGCCGCGGCCATCCGGCGCATGCGTACCGGCGAAGTAGAGGTCCATCCGGGTTTTGACGGCGAATACGGCAAGGTTTTCCTGCTACGGCCGGAGGAGCGCCAACTCCTTTCCGAAGAGCCACGCCTTTTTATAGAGGATGCCGCTGTCGCACCCGTAGCGGCCACCGGGGAGGGCCGGTCGGAAATGGCCCTCCCCGGCCCGGCTAGTGCAACTACAGAAAAGTCCGCCCCGGATTCTCCCGGAAGGTGGGGCCCGGTCCTGAAGGGCGGAGTTTTGGTACCAATACCGGACCCATCATCAACGCCGGCAGGACCCGCAGACCAGCAACCCCTCAATCCCGAACAACAGGCTGCCGTGGTGGCGACGGATGGACCGGTGGTAGTCGTGGCCGGCCCGGGCACGGGCAAGACTCGTACCCTGGTCTACCGGCTGGCTTACTTGATCCAGGAGCGGGGCGTCGCTCCGGGGGAGATCGCCGCCGTCACCTTCACCAACAAGGCCGCAGCTGAAATCCGCCAGCGGGTGGCTGACCTGCTGGGGGACAGGCAGGGATTATCAGCCCTGACGGTGGGGACCTTCCACAGCATCTGCCTGGACCTCCTCCAGGCTGGTCTACAGTTGGGAGCAGGCCGCTCGCTAACCATTATTGACGAGGTTGACGCCCGGGAGATCCTGGCTGAAGTCCTGGCGGAGGCTCAGGGGAGGGGCCGGCGGGGGGTAACCGCCTTGCAACGGCAGATCTCCCTCCTAAAAGGCCGCGGCCTGTTCCCGGATGCCCCGGATGTGCCGGATGACCTGCGCCCCCTCTTCCGATCCTACCAGGAGCGGCTGGCGGCCTATGGCCTCCTCGATTACGACGATATCCTCCTGCAGGCCCTGGAGTTCCCTAAGCTCACCCCGGAGGTTCCAGGTACGGACAAGCGCGAACAAGATGGAGACCGGGGAACTGTTCCCTTTACCCATCTCCTGGTTGACGAGTTCCAGGATGTCAACGCCGTCCAGTACCAACTGGTAAAAAAGTGGGCCGGTAACGGAAAGAACCTCTTCGTAATCGGCGATCCCGACCAGGCGATTTACGGTTTTCGCGGTGCTGATTATCGCTTTTTTGGCCAACTCCTGCAAGACTTTCCCGTAGCCCGGCTCTTTCACCTGCACCGGAATTACCGTTCGACGCCGGTCGTCCTCCGGGCGGCCGCCGGGGTGGTTGCCCATAACCCGGCCGAAGGCCCCCTGAGCGTTACCCGGTCTGAACTGGCGGCCGCCTACCTGGAGCCTACTACCGCCCAGCCAGTACCTGCTGCCCTATCCGAGCCGGCCAGTGAAGCTGCCCCGGAGGTTACCCCCCCAGGTAGATTGCCATTCAAGGTAACCGGCACTGCTGGCGAGGCTGCTCCAAGGGTTTCCCGACCGCAGGGTTCCCCCATTATATACCTGGAAGCCCCGGGGGAGACGGCCGCAGGTATAGCCATCGTCAGGGAGATCGGTCGCCTGATCGGCGGCACCACCATGCTCCAGGCCCACGGCCAGGGCCGGGGAGCCAAAAGGGGGGGCCTGGAGCCCGGGGATGAGGAAAGCTACGGTTTCAGCGATATAGCCGTCCTCTGCCGCACCGGGCGTCAGCTGCAGTTCCTGGAGGAATGCTTTCTGAAGGAGGGCCTGCCCTATCGCATTGTAGGCCGGGAGAGTTTCCTGGAGGCAGCCCCGGTCCGTCAAGCCCTGGCCTTCTGCCGTTGCCTGGTAAATCCAGGCGACGATTTCTACCTCCGGCAATGCCTTGCCGGTCATCAGGGCATCAGCCGGGAGACCGCCGCCCGGATCGGGGAGCTGGCCCGGCGGCAGGGGAGCCCGCTCTGGCAGGTCCTCGGTGAACTCGCCGGTGGTGGAGGAAACCGGCCACCAGCGGCGGTTGCGCCAGCCCTGGAGGCTTTTCCCTGCGGGCCGGCGCTCCGTAGCCGTCTCCAGGCCTTTATCGACACCCTGACCACCTGCCGCGCCGCCCGGGGGGGACATTCTCCTGCCGACCTCCTGGCCCGCTGGGCTAAAGAAAAAGGCCTCCTGAATGAGGAGTCCCTGAACCGGTTAATCCGGGTGGCAGCGGGCTTTTCCGACCTTTCCTCCTTCTTGCGCGGGGTCGTCCTGGCCGGTGAGGCCGATCATGAACGCCGGGGGCCCAGGGACCTCTCCCCGGAAGTGATTACCCTCATGACCCTCCACGCTGCCAAGGGTCTGGAATTCCCGGTGGTCTTTATTGCCGGTCTGGAGGATGGTGTGTTGCCCCTGCGGGAACGCCAGGGGGCGAACCTGACTCCGGAAGAGATGGCCGAAGAACGCCGCCTCTTCTATGTCGGCATGACCCGGGCCCGGAAGTTGCTGTATCTGGTGGCGGCCCGGAGGCGGGAGCAAGGTGGTGCCACGGTACCGGCGGAGCCTTCCCCCTTCCTGCAGGAGATACCCGCCGGTTGCCTGGTGGCGCGGGCCTGGGAAGGCAGGGGTAAAAGCAAGGGTAGTAACGACGGTGTGGAAGATGACGCGCAGTATAAACAGCTGAGCTTGTTTTAA
- a CDS encoding AbrB/MazE/SpoVT family DNA-binding domain-containing protein, giving the protein MDQAIIKVSSKRQITIPTTIYKKLGIQPGQKLLLEVHGDKLVIWPKTKSFTELLAGSLNGIYGQTKEEIDVYVGKERETWEKTPS; this is encoded by the coding sequence ATGGATCAGGCTATCATAAAGGTTTCCAGTAAGCGCCAAATAACTATACCCACCACTATTTATAAAAAGCTTGGTATCCAGCCGGGACAAAAATTATTGCTGGAAGTACATGGAGATAAGCTTGTCATTTGGCCCAAAACTAAAAGTTTCACTGAATTACTGGCCGGATCACTAAATGGCATCTACGGCCAAACCAAAGAAGAGATAGACGTCTATGTCGGAAAGGAACGCGAAACATGGGAAAAGACGCCTTCTTAA
- a CDS encoding diguanylate cyclase, which yields MEARFLIIIPVIITATAFGKNAGIAAAALASAYLFFLDYRVLHHLLPEVFQTNIIIAGVTILVAWLVGGLMEVERNTQQELLRLADYDQLTDLYNHRYLQERLTQFLQTAGAPREPLAIVIMDIDQFKYYNSIYGYHKGDEILSSTGRLLQEAIGKPFYAARYGGDEFALVMPGKGKDEALKIAAGIAARIIVQASTALTGDGWTNGKPFTISLGAAVYPGDGEEVSLLIRAAENDLFRAKYSKGHTYLYQSVLSEISTLKIKDAFPALQTLMALINAKDRYTFGHSERVMSYALALAQKLGLTEEEKDTLRYGAYLHDIGKIEIETAILTKAGPLDSREWLLTQRHTIWGSDMVQPIASLKSIAPIIRYHHENYDGSGYPDGLSGEAIPLLARIVRLADSFDAMTSDRPYRHALKSYETYLELKKHSGSLYDPNLVDLFIAAVEEVYPSARAL from the coding sequence TTGGAGGCAAGGTTTTTAATTATTATCCCGGTTATTATAACGGCCACCGCCTTCGGCAAGAATGCCGGTATCGCTGCGGCAGCCCTGGCCAGTGCTTACCTTTTCTTCCTCGATTACCGGGTGCTGCACCACCTGCTGCCGGAGGTCTTTCAAACCAATATCATTATCGCCGGCGTCACCATTCTGGTAGCCTGGCTGGTGGGCGGCCTGATGGAGGTAGAAAGGAATACCCAGCAGGAACTACTCCGGCTGGCCGACTACGACCAGCTGACGGACCTGTACAACCATCGCTACCTTCAGGAAAGGCTCACCCAGTTTTTGCAAACGGCCGGGGCGCCCCGGGAACCCCTGGCCATTGTCATTATGGACATCGACCAGTTTAAATACTACAACTCCATCTATGGTTACCATAAGGGCGATGAGATCCTGAGTTCCACCGGCCGGTTGCTCCAGGAGGCAATAGGGAAGCCCTTCTATGCCGCCCGTTATGGCGGCGATGAATTTGCCTTAGTTATGCCCGGCAAGGGCAAGGACGAGGCCCTAAAAATAGCTGCTGGTATAGCGGCGCGGATTATTGTCCAGGCCTCTACCGCCTTGACGGGGGATGGCTGGACCAATGGTAAGCCCTTTACCATCTCCCTGGGGGCGGCCGTTTATCCCGGCGACGGCGAGGAGGTCTCCCTGCTCATCCGGGCGGCGGAGAACGACCTCTTCCGGGCCAAATACAGCAAGGGCCATACCTACCTCTATCAGTCCGTCTTAAGCGAGATCAGCACCCTGAAGATCAAGGACGCCTTCCCCGCTCTGCAAACCCTGATGGCCCTCATCAACGCCAAGGATCGCTACACCTTCGGCCATTCGGAACGGGTCATGTCCTACGCCCTGGCCCTGGCCCAGAAACTGGGCCTAACCGAGGAAGAAAAGGATACCCTGCGCTACGGGGCCTACCTCCACGATATCGGCAAGATCGAGATCGAAACCGCCATCCTCACCAAGGCCGGACCCCTTGATAGCAGGGAATGGTTGCTTACCCAGCGCCATACGATCTGGGGCAGCGACATGGTCCAGCCCATTGCGTCTTTAAAATCCATAGCCCCCATTATCCGCTACCATCACGAAAACTACGACGGCTCCGGTTATCCCGATGGTCTCTCCGGCGAGGCTATCCCCCTCCTGGCCCGCATCGTCCGCCTGGCCGACAGCTTCGACGCCATGACCTCCGACCGCCCCTACCGCCATGCCCTCAAATCCTATGAAACCTATCTGGAGCTAAAAAAACACTCCGGTAGCCTTTATGACCCCAACCTGGTCGACCTTTTTATAGCCGCCGTGGAGGAAGTTTACCCGTCCGCCCGGGCCCTTTGA
- a CDS encoding S41 family peptidase: MVGLPRIWRQVGRGLLALCVVVTLALVVGVASHFQEVEQGLKTYSLLRFQALQPVSTDRLLTGAIKGMVESLDDPYSTYLDTETYRKLQESVTGSYGGVGLLITLDEKDRRLVVVSPFKGTPAQRAGVKSGDYITAIDGRDTAGMDLETASNLMQGQPGTKVELSILSTGATAPRKVSLTREVIKVPTVDGKMLPGHPGVGYISLTMFNEQTGADLGRELADLRGQGMQKLILDLRNNPGGALPAAVDVASYFVAKGPIVYIADQKTSEPLMARGYAQPLPLVVLVNKGSASAAEIVSGAIKDTKSGTLVGETTFGKGIVQTIFPLPGNAAVKITTHKYLTPGKHDINKKGITPDYVVPMDPQLEQQVLTHAPDLERDLQLQKALEVLGK; encoded by the coding sequence GTGGTTGGTTTGCCAAGGATCTGGCGGCAGGTCGGCCGCGGGTTGCTGGCCCTGTGCGTGGTCGTCACCCTGGCCCTGGTGGTAGGGGTGGCCAGCCATTTTCAGGAGGTTGAGCAGGGCCTCAAGACATATAGCCTGCTGCGCTTTCAGGCTTTACAACCTGTCAGCACGGACAGGCTGTTGACGGGGGCCATCAAGGGCATGGTCGAGTCCCTTGATGACCCTTATTCTACTTACCTGGATACCGAGACCTATCGTAAGCTGCAGGAAAGCGTTACTGGCAGCTATGGTGGTGTCGGCCTGCTCATTACCCTGGATGAGAAGGACCGGCGGCTGGTAGTCGTCTCGCCCTTTAAGGGTACGCCGGCCCAGCGAGCCGGAGTTAAAAGCGGCGACTATATCACGGCCATTGACGGCCGTGATACTGCCGGCATGGATCTGGAGACTGCTTCCAACCTGATGCAGGGCCAGCCAGGGACGAAGGTCGAGTTAAGTATCCTGTCCACCGGGGCCACTGCCCCCCGGAAAGTATCCCTGACCCGGGAAGTAATTAAGGTACCTACGGTAGATGGCAAGATGCTCCCCGGTCATCCTGGCGTCGGCTATATTAGCCTGACTATGTTTAATGAACAAACCGGGGCCGACCTGGGCCGGGAATTAGCGGACTTGCGCGGCCAGGGGATGCAGAAGCTGATCCTGGATCTGCGCAACAATCCAGGCGGCGCCCTGCCGGCGGCTGTGGATGTGGCCAGTTACTTCGTGGCCAAAGGGCCCATCGTTTACATCGCCGACCAGAAGACCTCGGAGCCCTTAATGGCCCGGGGTTACGCCCAGCCTCTACCCCTGGTGGTTTTGGTCAACAAGGGTAGCGCCAGCGCCGCCGAGATCGTCTCCGGGGCCATCAAGGATACGAAGAGCGGCACCCTGGTAGGGGAAACGACCTTCGGCAAGGGCATCGTTCAGACCATTTTCCCCCTGCCCGGCAACGCGGCGGTGAAGATCACCACCCACAAATACCTGACGCCGGGTAAACACGATATTAATAAAAAGGGTATTACGCCCGACTATGTCGTGCCCATGGATCCCCAGCTGGAGCAGCAGGTCCTCACCCACGCCCCGGACCTGGAGCGCGATCTGCAGCTGCAGAAAGCCCTGGAGGTGCTGGGGAAATAG
- the uvrB gene encoding excinuclease ABC subunit UvrB: protein MPPFVLKSDFAPRGDQPRAIAALVEGLKKGYRHQTLLGATGTGKTFTMAQVIQAVQRPTLVLAPNKTLAAQLCGEFREFFPDNAVEYFVSYYDYYQPEAYVPQTDTYIEKDSSINDEIDKLRHSATAALFERRDVIIVASVSCIYGLGSPEDYSTLMLSLREGQEYDRDAILRKLVDIQYSRNDYDFKRGTFRAHGDVIEIFPASFTEKAIRVEMFGDEVERLLEIDTLTGEILGQRRHVAIFPASHYVVAEDKMERALKSIEAELAERLEELRRQGKLLEAQRLEQRTNFDLEMMREVGFCKGIENYSRHLTGRAPGEPPYTLLDYFPDDFLLMIDESHVTVPQIGGMYEGDRSRKTTLVEYGFRLPSALDNRPLTFAEFSRHIRQVVYVSATPGPYELEHSQQVVEQIIRPTGLVDPEVLVRPVKGQIDDLLAEIHRRVEKKQRVLVTTLTKRMAEDLTDYLREAGLKVRYMHSDIGAIERMEIIRDLRLGVFDVLVGINLLREGLDLPEVSLVAILDADKEGFLRSERSLIQTIGRAARNAEGQVIMYADTITDSMRRAISETNRRRRIQLEYNRQHGIIPRTISKPVREVLEATRVAEGPAKYEAPGDREHKKKPKLSKREMRSLISQLEKEMRAAAKQLEFERAAELRDAILELRLQVG, encoded by the coding sequence ATGCCGCCCTTTGTTTTAAAGTCTGATTTTGCACCCCGGGGTGATCAGCCCCGGGCCATCGCCGCCCTGGTAGAGGGGCTAAAAAAAGGTTACCGCCACCAGACCCTGCTGGGGGCCACCGGCACCGGCAAGACCTTTACCATGGCCCAGGTTATCCAGGCCGTGCAGCGGCCCACCCTGGTCCTGGCCCCCAACAAGACCCTGGCGGCCCAGCTCTGCGGCGAATTCCGGGAGTTCTTCCCCGATAACGCTGTGGAGTATTTCGTCAGCTATTACGATTACTACCAGCCGGAGGCCTACGTGCCCCAGACAGATACCTATATTGAAAAAGACAGTTCCATTAACGACGAGATCGATAAGCTGCGCCACTCGGCCACGGCGGCCCTTTTCGAGCGCCGGGACGTCATCATCGTGGCCAGCGTTTCCTGTATCTACGGCCTGGGCTCCCCGGAGGACTACAGTACCCTGATGCTCTCCCTGCGGGAGGGCCAGGAGTACGACCGGGACGCCATCCTGCGCAAACTGGTGGACATCCAGTACAGCCGCAACGACTATGACTTCAAGCGGGGCACCTTTCGGGCCCACGGCGACGTCATCGAGATCTTCCCGGCTTCTTTTACCGAGAAGGCCATCCGGGTGGAGATGTTCGGCGATGAGGTGGAACGCCTGCTGGAGATCGACACCCTGACGGGGGAGATCCTGGGCCAGCGCCGGCATGTGGCCATTTTCCCGGCCAGCCACTATGTAGTGGCCGAGGACAAGATGGAGCGGGCGCTCAAGAGTATTGAGGCCGAGTTAGCCGAACGCCTGGAGGAACTGCGGCGGCAGGGGAAACTCCTGGAGGCCCAGCGCCTGGAGCAGCGGACCAACTTCGACCTGGAGATGATGCGGGAGGTCGGCTTCTGTAAGGGGATTGAGAACTACTCCCGCCACCTGACGGGCCGGGCCCCGGGGGAGCCGCCCTATACCCTGTTAGACTACTTTCCCGATGACTTCCTGTTAATGATCGATGAATCCCATGTGACTGTACCCCAGATCGGGGGGATGTACGAGGGCGACCGCTCCCGGAAGACGACCCTGGTGGAGTACGGCTTCCGCCTGCCGTCGGCCCTGGATAACCGGCCCCTGACCTTTGCGGAATTCAGCCGGCATATCCGGCAGGTTGTTTACGTATCAGCCACGCCGGGGCCTTACGAACTGGAACACTCCCAGCAGGTGGTGGAGCAGATCATCCGGCCCACCGGCCTGGTGGACCCGGAGGTCCTGGTGCGGCCGGTCAAGGGCCAGATTGACGACCTCCTGGCTGAGATCCACCGGCGGGTGGAGAAAAAACAGCGCGTCCTGGTGACGACCCTGACCAAGCGCATGGCCGAGGATCTGACGGACTATTTGCGGGAGGCCGGCCTCAAGGTGCGCTATATGCACTCTGATATCGGGGCCATCGAGCGGATGGAGATTATCCGCGACTTGCGTCTGGGGGTCTTTGACGTCCTGGTGGGTATCAATCTCTTACGCGAGGGCCTGGACCTGCCGGAGGTCTCCCTGGTGGCCATCCTGGACGCCGATAAAGAGGGTTTCCTCCGTTCCGAGCGTTCCCTCATCCAGACCATCGGCCGGGCGGCCCGTAATGCCGAGGGCCAGGTCATCATGTATGCCGACACCATTACCGATTCCATGCGCCGGGCCATCAGCGAAACCAACCGCCGCCGCCGGATCCAGCTGGAGTATAACCGCCAGCACGGCATCATCCCCCGGACCATTAGCAAACCGGTGCGGGAGGTTCTGGAAGCCACCCGGGTGGCTGAGGGTCCGGCCAAATACGAGGCCCCCGGCGACCGGGAGCATAAAAAGAAACCTAAACTGAGCAAGCGGGAGATGCGCTCCCTGATCAGCCAGCTGGAGAAGGAGATGCGCGCCGCCGCCAAGCAGCTGGAGTTCGAGCGGGCGGCCGAGCTGCGGGATGCCATCCTGGAACTCCGGCTACAAGTCGGTTAA
- a CDS encoding type II toxin-antitoxin system VapC family toxin translates to MGKDAFLNKITGFRRLLLDTNAIIYFLQGISPYDAILNPLFGLFEQRDVEAVISVITEAELLVGPLKKDNKEALTMVKLFLNDFPGLKVIPISRQIGQMAAGIRARTNLRLPDALIIATAKTAGCGAIIANDLAWSKVDTSIAELPEVILLDTYSH, encoded by the coding sequence ATGGGAAAAGACGCCTTCTTAAACAAAATTACAGGTTTCCGGCGCTTACTCCTCGATACTAATGCCATAATCTATTTTTTGCAGGGTATTAGCCCATACGACGCTATCTTAAACCCTCTATTCGGCCTTTTTGAACAACGGGATGTGGAAGCTGTCATTTCGGTAATTACTGAAGCAGAACTACTGGTCGGGCCACTAAAGAAGGATAATAAAGAAGCCTTGACTATGGTAAAATTATTTCTAAACGATTTTCCAGGCCTCAAGGTAATCCCTATTTCACGCCAGATTGGCCAAATGGCTGCAGGCATCCGGGCCAGAACAAACTTGCGCCTTCCAGACGCCCTTATTATCGCCACAGCAAAAACAGCCGGGTGTGGGGCAATTATCGCCAACGATCTTGCCTGGTCAAAAGTTGATACATCGATAGCAGAACTACCGGAAGTAATTCTCCTGGACACCTACTCCCATTAA
- a CDS encoding accessory gene regulator ArgB-like protein has translation MLKLSLTRPAAAYLKEHLHLNSDEEAIALFGLQMLVYTVTGFLSICLAGWLLGVLALTLVVTLAAASLRLFAGGAHSRSPLTCNLLGMIVAPLLGKLAALAAPLITPAGLLVIILAGFIVAVVVAWRRAPVDSPAKPITSPAERRKLRSLSLLLVILIAALQVFILVTLQSAPLVLALSLGLWWQTFSLTRAGHWFAILIDNLMAKGGITA, from the coding sequence ATGCTGAAGCTCTCCCTGACGCGCCCGGCCGCCGCCTACTTAAAAGAACACCTCCACTTGAACTCCGATGAAGAAGCCATCGCCCTTTTTGGCCTGCAGATGCTGGTCTATACCGTCACCGGCTTCCTCTCCATTTGCCTGGCGGGCTGGCTCCTGGGTGTCCTGGCCCTCACCCTGGTTGTCACCCTGGCAGCGGCGAGCCTGCGCCTTTTTGCCGGCGGCGCCCACAGCCGTTCCCCTCTGACCTGTAATCTCCTGGGGATGATCGTCGCCCCCCTCCTGGGGAAGCTGGCGGCCCTGGCGGCGCCCTTGATTACCCCTGCCGGCCTGTTAGTAATAATCCTGGCCGGGTTTATCGTGGCGGTCGTAGTTGCCTGGCGCCGGGCGCCGGTGGATTCCCCGGCCAAACCCATCACCTCTCCGGCGGAACGCCGGAAGCTGCGCTCCCTTTCCCTATTGCTGGTAATCCTGATTGCTGCCCTCCAGGTGTTTATCTTGGTTACACTCCAATCTGCACCCCTGGTCCTGGCCCTCAGTCTGGGTCTGTGGTGGCAAACCTTTAGTTTAACCAGGGCGGGGCACTGGTTTGCCATTCTGATAGATAACCTCATGGCCAAAGGAGGAATAACAGCATGA